AGGCCCGGTGACAGCCTGACGATAATGAATAAAAATGGGCAGACCATAAACAAAGGTTATGGGCTACCCCATGCGCTTGCGTCATATCGAAGTGTTCCAGGCCATCCGCCAGACCGGCTCCATCAGCGGCGCCGCGCAGTTGCTGCACGTCACCCAGCCGGCGGTGTCGAAAATACTCCAGCACGCCGAAGCGCAGCTGGGTTTCCCGCTGTTCCTGCGGGTGCGCGGCAAGTTGCAGATCACCCCCGAGGCCCTGGCCCTGGAACGCGAAGTCGACAAGGTCAGCGACAGCGTTGAAGGGGTGCGGCGCCTGGCCGCCAGCCTGCGCCGGCAACCGGGCATGAGCCTGCGCATCGGGGCGACGCCGGCGCTGGCCCTGGCGTTGTTTGCGCCGGTGATCCGCCAATGGGCCGAGCGCCACCCGCAGTCCGAATGCGAGCTGTCGAGCCTGCACAGCCGCGAGCTGGTGCAGCAGTTGCTGATGCGCGAAATCGATGTCGCCCTGACCTTGCGCCACCCCGAACACCCTGGCCTGAATGTCCAGCCCCTGGCCCATGGCAAGCTGGTGGCACTGGCCCCCAAAGGCTACTGGAGCGCAGACAGCCAGGGCTTGGCGCTGGCAGTTGAAGAACTGGCCGATGCGCCCTTGATCGGCCTGAGCAGCAGCGACCCGCTGGCCGCCCAGGTCGGCCAGTACCTGAAGAACCTTGAGCCGGCGCCGCGCACCAGCATCCGGGTGCAGACCTACTCCCTGGCCCGGGCCATGGTCGAATCCGGAGCGGGGTTGGCTTTGATCGATCCGTTCACCGCCCAAGGCTCGGCGCAAACGCTGGTGCGGCCGTTGGATCCGGCCTTGCCGATTACCCTGTACGCCCTGACCCGCGCCAACGAAAGCCAGCCGCACACGCTCGACGACCTCTTGCAACTGTTCAGCGAACGGGCCGAAGAACAGATCGCCCACGTCAGCCGCGCGTCTCGCCTTGAAAAGCGCTGACAAGCAGCCCATCCTTGCGCCCCCACCTTTGCAAGGATCGCAGCATGGTTCGACTTTTCATTGCGTTTGCCGCGCTGTTCGCCAGTGCCACTGTCCTGGCCGTGCCGCCCGTGCACGTCTATCGCGGCACCCAGGGCGACACCGCCATTGAAGTCGCCCTGACCTACGACGCCCAGCACAAGACCCTCGAGGGTTACTGGCTTGATGAACAGCGCCAGTGGCTGATCCCCCTTGAGCGCACGCCCCATGACTATCGCTTGCCGCTGTTGATCAACATCTTCAACAACCCGGAGCTGCCGTCCGCTGCACTGCTGATTCAGCCGTTTGCCTTCAGCCACGACCGCGAGCTAACCGGCACCCGGGTTGATCTGCGCAACCGCGAACGACAGGCGCTGGCGCTCAAGCGCGTGACCCGCTTCAGCGACCGTCAGGATTCGTCCTGGCAGGGCGAACTGCTGCAACTGCCGCTGGACGGCCGCCGGCTATTTCGCGTGCATGCACACAAGGCCGCCGGCGAGTATGTCGGCACCATCGATCGC
This portion of the Pseudomonas sp. SORT22 genome encodes:
- a CDS encoding LysR family transcriptional regulator, with the protein product MRLRHIEVFQAIRQTGSISGAAQLLHVTQPAVSKILQHAEAQLGFPLFLRVRGKLQITPEALALEREVDKVSDSVEGVRRLAASLRRQPGMSLRIGATPALALALFAPVIRQWAERHPQSECELSSLHSRELVQQLLMREIDVALTLRHPEHPGLNVQPLAHGKLVALAPKGYWSADSQGLALAVEELADAPLIGLSSSDPLAAQVGQYLKNLEPAPRTSIRVQTYSLARAMVESGAGLALIDPFTAQGSAQTLVRPLDPALPITLYALTRANESQPHTLDDLLQLFSERAEEQIAHVSRASRLEKR